The following are encoded in a window of Nitrospirota bacterium genomic DNA:
- a CDS encoding Rieske (2Fe-2S) protein: MKVPLCKVEEIPDEGIETVDFFGREALVLKVDEEPKAILNYCAHLGGPMKRENNKLVCAWHGAEFDCAKGNCLKGPARADSRLIMLPTRVENRVLTYVYGE; this comes from the coding sequence GCAAGGTGGAGGAGATTCCTGATGAGGGAATCGAGACCGTGGATTTTTTCGGGCGGGAAGCGCTCGTTCTGAAAGTCGATGAGGAGCCAAAGGCGATACTGAACTACTGTGCGCACCTCGGCGGGCCCATGAAGCGGGAGAACAACAAATTGGTGTGTGCCTGGCACGGGGCGGAATTTGATTGCGCCAAGGGGAACTGTCTCAAAGGACCGGCACGAGCCGATTCGCGGCTGATCATGTTGCCCACTCGCGTCGAAAACAGGGTGCTCACGTACGTCTATGGGGAGTAG